Part of the Niallia alba genome is shown below.
TGCCCCTAAAAAAGTAATTCCTTTTACAATTAGCAAAGAAGAGGCAGTAGCAGCGTTTCAAAAATGGTGTAGGAAAGGGCTTTTGACTCCGAAAGGGTTTATGAATGCAGATCGTATAAAAAGTATTACTGGTATGTACGTTCCTTTTTGGTTGTATGATCTTAACAGCAACGTTGACGTGACAGCTGTTTGTACAAAAGTTCGTACCTATACAAGCGGAGATTATATTTATACGGAAACGAAGTATTATGAAGCATATAGGCAAATAAATTTAGATTATGTGAAAATCCCGGTGGATGCCTCAGAAAAAATGAATGATCAGTTAATGGATAAATTAGAGCCCTTTCCATATGAACAGCTAAAAGAATTTAAAACGCCTTATCTTGCTGGTTTCATTGCGGAAAAATATAATTACACAGATTCAGAATTACTGCCAAGGGCAAAAAATAAAGTGAGTGATTATATTGATTCATTTGTTCATTCTACTTTTGCTGGGTATCATTCGATTAATTATCGAGACAAAAATATTGATACGAAGGCTGTTCGCAGTGATTATGTGTTACTTCCTGTCTGGATGGTAAGCTATGACTACGAGAACCAGGAGCATATTTTTGCAATGAATGGGCAGACAGGAAAGGTAGTAGGAAAACCGCCAATTAGCAAAGGGAAAGTCGCATTATGGTTTAGTGGGATTGCAAGCGGTACATTTCTTGCATTGAAATGTGTCTCCTACTTTATGGGAGGTGGTTTCTTTTGAGAAACTGGTTAACAAAGTATAGTATATTCCTCCTTATCTTTATTACGATACTAGCTGCTTTTTCAGGCGGGACGGTCAAAGCAGCTTCAGAAAACCAAAAGCAATTTATTTTCGACGATGCACAACTTTTAACAGATACGGAAAGAATGGATCTTGAGAATTTAGCTGAGGAACTAGGGGAAGAAACGGAAACAGCATTATTGATTCTTACACTAGATGGTACAGATGGTAAAGATATCAAGAAATACGTTCAGGATTATTATGATGAAGAGGCTCCAGGTTATGACCAGCCTTTTGGAAATACGGCTATCTTAGCAATTGATATGGAAGAAAGGGACATATATTTAGCTGGTTTTAAAAAAGCGGAAGATTATTTGGATGATTCAACGTTAGACTATATCCGGGAAGAAATAACGCCTGCTTTATCAGCTGGGGATTATTTTGAGGCTTTTTCGACTTTTATGCAGGAATCTGCTTATTACTTGGTTGATGATCCAACAGCTTTCGAAAATGAGTATGGTTACAGTGGAAATGCTGATGCTGAAAATGGGTACACAGAAGATAGTACATCGGGTGGAATGCCAGCATTTTTTTATCATTGGGGCTTTCAGCTAATCATCTCGCTCGTGCTTGCCGGAATTGTTGTAAGTATTATGGTCTTCCAATCAGGCGGGAGAGTAACGGTAAATGGAAATACGTATATGGATAAAAGGAATTCTAAAATTGTAAATAGACACGACCGATTTATTCGTAAAACAGTGACAAAACAAAGAAAGCCGCAAAACAATAATCCAGGTGGCGGTGGAGGAATCACTGGTGGTGGTCACTCCCATAGCGGAAGCAGAGGGAAATTTTAAACAGTTATTTTGAATATTGAAAGGGGACAAAAAAATGTCATTTTTTCGCAATCAATTTGCAAATGTAGTGGAATGGGAAGAATTTAGGGAAGATATGATTTTCTATAAATGGAAAAACCGTGAAATCAAGAAAGGGAGTAAACTGATTATTCGCCCTGGGCAGGATGCTATCTTTCTAAACAATGGTAGTATGGAAGGAGCTTTTCAAGAGGACGGGGAGTATGATATTGAGTCGCAAATTATCCCGTTTCTTTCTACTTTAAAAGGCTTTAAATTTGGATTTAACAGTGGAATGCGAGTGGAAGTATTATTCGTAAATACGAAGGAATTTACGGTGAAATGGGGGACAAAAAATGCAATAAACATCCCTGCAGTTGGACTTCCTGGAGGAATGCCAATTCGTGCGAATGGAACGTTTCAATTTAAAGTAAATGACTATATCGCTTTAATTGATAAAATTGCCGGAATTAAAAACCAATATTTAGTGGAAGATGTAAAAATACGAATTACCTCCGTTCTAGATCAATTACTTATGAAGTGGATTGTCACAGAAGGAAAGGATATGTTTAATCTTCAGGCGAATGCTTTTGAAATTGCGAAAGGTATTAGAGAAGATTT
Proteins encoded:
- a CDS encoding TFIIB-type zinc ribbon-containing protein, coding for MILHYKCPNCGGDMSFNADTGSLSCPSCGNEENIESYPENLMSASFEDNEVKEYHCDNCGAVLITEADTTATNCSFCGTGIVIADRLAGVLAPKKVIPFTISKEEAVAAFQKWCRKGLLTPKGFMNADRIKSITGMYVPFWLYDLNSNVDVTAVCTKVRTYTSGDYIYTETKYYEAYRQINLDYVKIPVDASEKMNDQLMDKLEPFPYEQLKEFKTPYLAGFIAEKYNYTDSELLPRAKNKVSDYIDSFVHSTFAGYHSINYRDKNIDTKAVRSDYVLLPVWMVSYDYENQEHIFAMNGQTGKVVGKPPISKGKVALWFSGIASGTFLALKCVSYFMGGGFF
- a CDS encoding TPM domain-containing protein, producing MRNWLTKYSIFLLIFITILAAFSGGTVKAASENQKQFIFDDAQLLTDTERMDLENLAEELGEETETALLILTLDGTDGKDIKKYVQDYYDEEAPGYDQPFGNTAILAIDMEERDIYLAGFKKAEDYLDDSTLDYIREEITPALSAGDYFEAFSTFMQESAYYLVDDPTAFENEYGYSGNADAENGYTEDSTSGGMPAFFYHWGFQLIISLVLAGIVVSIMVFQSGGRVTVNGNTYMDKRNSKIVNRHDRFIRKTVTKQRKPQNNNPGGGGGITGGGHSHSGSRGKF
- a CDS encoding SPFH domain-containing protein, whose product is MSFFRNQFANVVEWEEFREDMIFYKWKNREIKKGSKLIIRPGQDAIFLNNGSMEGAFQEDGEYDIESQIIPFLSTLKGFKFGFNSGMRVEVLFVNTKEFTVKWGTKNAINIPAVGLPGGMPIRANGTFQFKVNDYIALIDKIAGIKNQYLVEDVKIRITSVLDQLLMKWIVTEGKDMFNLQANAFEIAKGIREDLDSQMVESGLTITGFQIMSFSYPKEVQDMINKNASHGMVGNIDKYQQISMIDSMASGKNSGGGTASDMAGMMMGMNMANQMMEKMNKQNQNQEQTPNQQPAPEVAQNQEKKRPNFCPNCGAKTGEGNFCSNCGHKLV